A portion of the Rhodothermales bacterium genome contains these proteins:
- a CDS encoding YbaK/EbsC family protein codes for MPVKRLKEYLDRHEIKYITIRHSPAYTAQEVAASAHIPGREMAKTVMIKIDDDIAMAVLPASFHVDLDRLREITGSKRIALAAEDDFKDLFPSCEVGAMPPFGNLYDMQLFADASLAEDEEIAFEAGSHSELIRLPYSDYVRLAEPVVVQFALEYV; via the coding sequence ATGCCTGTCAAACGACTAAAGGAGTATCTCGACCGGCACGAGATCAAGTACATCACCATTCGGCATTCACCGGCCTATACGGCGCAGGAGGTGGCGGCGTCGGCGCACATACCGGGCAGGGAAATGGCGAAGACGGTCATGATCAAGATCGACGATGATATCGCGATGGCCGTGCTTCCGGCCTCCTTCCACGTCGACCTGGATCGGTTGCGAGAGATCACGGGATCGAAACGCATAGCATTGGCGGCCGAGGACGATTTCAAAGACCTGTTTCCGTCCTGCGAGGTAGGCGCGATGCCACCTTTCGGGAATCTGTACGACATGCAGCTATTTGCGGATGCGTCCCTGGCAGAAGATGAGGAGATCGCCTTCGAGGCAGGTTCTCACTCGGAGTTGATCCGGCTTCCATACTCCGATTACGTGCGACTCGCGGAGCCCGTGGTCGTCCAGTTTGCTCTCGAGTACGTCTGA